The following are encoded together in the Silurus meridionalis isolate SWU-2019-XX chromosome 2, ASM1480568v1, whole genome shotgun sequence genome:
- the prph2b gene encoding peripherin-2b has protein sequence MALMVLKFDLAKRIKLAQGLWLLYWLAVIGGILIFTMGLFFKIELRKRSEMMDNNESHFVPNLLILVGLAACGINAFGGKVCHDSLDSVKFSKWKPMLKTYLCGCFILSIILFIMALLCFLMQISLHFALAEGLKNGMKYYKDTDTPGRCFMKRTLDMTQIEFRCCGNNNFRDWFEIQWVSNRYLDFSNDEVKDRIMSNVEGKYLMDSVPFSCCNPGSPRPCIQHHLTNNSAHYDYDHHTEELNIWTRGCREALVSYYAGMMNSIGGLVLLVMVLQVADMVGLKYLTTSLETVENPESESEGWLLEKSVKETVSNVLQKIKSVGKTNQVEGAEAASSASGS, from the exons ATGGCTCTGATGGTTTTAAAATTTGACTTGGCCAAACGGATCAAACTAGCTCAGGGACTATGGCTCCTTTACTGGCTTGCAGTCATTGGTGGGATCCTCATCTTCACCATGGGCCTTTTCTTCAAGATTGAACTTCGCAAAAGAAGTGAGATGATGGACAATAATGAAAGTCATTTTGTACCCAACCTGCTCATCCTGGTAGGACTGGCTGCATGCGGGATCAATGCTTTTGGTGGCAAAGTCTGTCATGACTCACTAGATTCAGTCAAGTTTTCCAAGTGGAAGCCCATGTTGAAGACTTACCTGTGTGGATGCTTTATCTTGTccatcatcctcttcatcatggctcTGCTTTGCTTTCTAATGCAGATTTCTCTGCACTTTGCCCTGGCTGAAGGTCTTAAAAATGGGATGAAATACTacaaagacacagacacacCGGGGCGATGCTTCATGAAGAGGACGCTGGACATGACCCAGATTGAGTTCCGTTGCTGTGGCAACAACAACTTTAGAGACTGGTTTGAGATCCAGTGGGTTAGCAACCGCTACCTGGATTTCAGCAACGATGAGGTCAAAGA CCGTATCATGAGCAACGTTGAAGGTAAATATCTTATGGACAGCGTTCCATTTAGCTGCTGCAACCCTGGTTCTCCACGGCCTTGCATCCAGCACCATCTGACCAATAACTCAGCTCACTATGACTACGACCATCACACTGAAGAGCTGAACATCTGGACCCGAGGCTGCCGTGAAGCTCTGGTCTCCTACTATGCGGGGATGATGAACAGCATCGGGGGTCTTGTGCTGCTAGTCATGGTCTTGCAG GTGGCAGATATGGTTGGGCTGAAGTACCTGACAACCTCTTTGGAGACCGTCGAGAACCCCGAGAGTGAGAGTGAAGGCTGGCTGTTGGAAAAGAGTGTGAAAGAGACTGTGTCCAATGTCCTGCAAAAGATCAAATCAGTCGGGAAAACAAATCAGGTGGAGGGGGCTGAGGCTGCTTCCAGTGCCAGTGGCAGCTGA